A window of Deltaproteobacteria bacterium contains these coding sequences:
- the lepB gene encoding signal peptidase I: MTKKQSKDKSIEPKGKRKDKKKSGLRENVEAIVIAVLLALFIRTFVVQAFKIPSGSMKETLLIGDHILVNKFIYGVKLPFVGTTLIPIKNPQREDIIVFKYPENPKLDFIKRVIGVEGDVIEMRDKHLYVNHKPYERSYAIHKDSYIIPGGFNRRDNFGPITVAKDSLFVMGDNRDNSKDSRFWGFVKLKAVKGKAFMIYWSWNKNNSGSILHYVRWGRIGHMLK, translated from the coding sequence GTGACAAAAAAACAATCCAAAGACAAATCGATCGAGCCGAAGGGAAAGCGCAAGGACAAAAAGAAAAGCGGTCTGCGGGAAAACGTCGAGGCCATCGTCATTGCGGTCCTTCTGGCGCTTTTCATACGTACGTTCGTGGTCCAGGCCTTTAAAATACCCTCGGGTTCCATGAAGGAGACCCTGCTGATAGGGGATCACATTCTGGTCAACAAATTCATATACGGTGTCAAATTGCCCTTTGTGGGCACCACGCTCATCCCCATTAAAAATCCACAACGGGAAGACATCATCGTGTTCAAATACCCCGAAAACCCCAAATTGGATTTCATCAAAAGGGTTATCGGCGTGGAGGGCGATGTCATCGAAATGCGGGACAAGCATCTCTATGTAAACCACAAACCCTACGAACGCAGCTATGCGATTCACAAAGATTCCTACATAATTCCGGGCGGATTCAACCGGCGCGACAATTTCGGGCCCATCACGGTGGCCAAAGATTCCCTGTTCGTAATGGGAGACAACCGGGACAACAGCAAGGACAGCCGTTTCTGGGGATTCGTCAAGCTCAAGGCCGTGAAAGGCAAGGCCTTCATGATTTACTGGTCCTGGAACAAGAACAACTCGGGCTCGATTCTTCACTATGTGCGTTGGGGGAGGATAGGGCATATGCTTAAATAA